One genomic region from Leifsonia poae encodes:
- a CDS encoding IclR family transcriptional regulator yields MASNPHPATVETGTKRLVGSDRVLAVLVALAERPEGATLDQLTQAVDSPKSTVHRALASLRRANFAAQLGRGLYVVGDEFVRLALENQAARPERLAIEPVLRRLSERFDETAHYAVLDGTEVVYRAKVDPASGSVRLTSVIGGRNPAYRTAVGKLLLSRLCHDRGELAAVVGRGPFAQPTANTIGTLDGLWHELEVTRDRGWASDDQENELGINCIAVPGRFGPGGAVSGAVSVSALAFRRPLKDLIDTVGEIRTIVDGPSTGATGQ; encoded by the coding sequence ATGGCATCGAATCCACACCCCGCCACCGTCGAGACCGGCACGAAGCGCCTGGTCGGCTCCGACCGCGTGCTCGCCGTCCTCGTCGCCCTCGCCGAAAGACCCGAGGGGGCGACGCTCGACCAACTCACCCAGGCGGTGGACAGCCCGAAATCGACCGTGCATCGGGCGCTCGCCTCGCTTCGCCGCGCCAACTTCGCGGCCCAGCTCGGCCGCGGGCTGTACGTGGTCGGCGACGAGTTCGTACGGCTGGCGTTGGAGAACCAGGCCGCCCGCCCCGAGCGGCTCGCGATCGAGCCCGTCCTCCGGCGGCTCAGCGAACGGTTCGACGAGACGGCGCACTACGCCGTGCTCGACGGAACCGAGGTCGTCTACCGCGCGAAGGTCGACCCCGCCTCGGGTTCGGTGCGGCTGACCTCGGTGATCGGCGGCCGCAACCCGGCGTACCGAACCGCTGTCGGCAAGCTCCTCCTCAGCCGCCTCTGCCACGACCGGGGCGAGCTGGCCGCCGTCGTGGGCCGTGGACCGTTCGCGCAACCCACCGCGAACACCATCGGCACGCTCGACGGACTGTGGCACGAACTCGAGGTCACCCGCGACCGCGGCTGGGCCTCCGACGACCAGGAGAACGAGCTGGGCATCAACTGCATCGCTGTGCCCGGCAGATTCGGCCCGGGCGGCGCCGTCTCCGGAGCCGTCAGCGTCAGCGCCCTCGCCTTCCGTCGACCGTTGAAAGATCTGATCGACACGGTCGGCGAAATCCGCACGATCGTGGACGGCCCCTCGACCGGGGCGACCGGTCAGTAG
- a CDS encoding SDR family NAD(P)-dependent oxidoreductase codes for MTRALITGAASGLGAATATRLREDGVDVVRVDLGGDCDVVLDITDDRAVAEAAARIGAVDILVNSAGIVGPNTPLVSTTSEQWRTVLDVNVVGTVAMMRAFVPGMVERGWGRVVNIASMAGKDGNPNLSIYSASKAAVIGLTKSAGKELATTGVLVNAIAPAVIATPMNDDTSPEVLAHITSLIPMKRVGTAAEVAELIAWLTSDKVSFSTGAVYDISGGRATY; via the coding sequence ATGACACGTGCACTCATCACCGGCGCAGCGAGCGGCCTCGGCGCCGCGACCGCCACCCGACTCCGCGAAGACGGCGTCGACGTCGTCCGTGTCGATCTCGGTGGCGACTGCGATGTCGTCCTCGACATCACCGACGACCGGGCCGTCGCTGAGGCCGCCGCCCGGATCGGAGCCGTCGACATCCTCGTGAACTCGGCGGGGATCGTCGGGCCGAACACACCGCTGGTGTCGACGACCTCCGAGCAGTGGCGCACCGTTCTCGACGTCAACGTCGTCGGCACGGTCGCGATGATGCGAGCCTTCGTGCCCGGGATGGTCGAACGGGGATGGGGGCGGGTGGTCAACATCGCGAGCATGGCTGGCAAAGACGGCAACCCGAACCTGTCGATCTACTCGGCGTCGAAGGCGGCGGTCATCGGTCTCACGAAGTCGGCCGGGAAGGAGCTCGCGACGACGGGCGTGCTCGTCAACGCGATCGCACCAGCCGTGATCGCCACCCCGATGAACGACGACACCTCGCCGGAAGTGCTTGCGCACATCACCAGCCTGATCCCGATGAAGCGGGTCGGCACCGCGGCCGAAGTCGCCGAGCTGATCGCCTGGCTCACCTCTGACAAGGTGAGTTTCTCGACCGGCGCGGTTTACGACATCAGCGGTGGACGCGCGACCTACTGA
- a CDS encoding zinc-binding dehydrogenase: MFGAGTIGLLAAMFARARGAEVHLLGRSERSLSFARSLGFANAWSDAELPELPELPWDAVIDASNAPELPRRAVELVEPGRRIVLVGLAGSPSLIDTRALALADVTAVGILSASPGLTGTIDAYASGAVDPRGLVAATVSLDDVPAILAGQRPAHAGPGPKFHIDIRSSGGNP, encoded by the coding sequence GTGTTCGGGGCCGGAACCATCGGACTGCTCGCTGCGATGTTCGCCCGTGCCCGCGGTGCCGAGGTGCACCTCCTCGGGCGCAGCGAGCGCTCCCTGTCATTCGCCCGGTCGCTCGGCTTCGCGAACGCGTGGTCGGATGCGGAGCTGCCCGAGCTGCCCGAGCTGCCGTGGGATGCGGTGATCGACGCATCGAACGCCCCGGAGCTGCCCAGGCGCGCCGTCGAGCTGGTCGAGCCGGGGCGACGGATCGTGCTCGTCGGGCTCGCGGGCAGCCCGAGTCTCATCGATACGCGCGCTCTCGCTCTGGCCGATGTCACCGCCGTCGGCATCCTGAGCGCCTCGCCCGGCCTGACCGGAACGATCGACGCCTACGCATCCGGCGCCGTCGATCCCCGAGGGCTGGTGGCGGCAACGGTGTCGCTCGACGACGTGCCCGCGATCCTTGCGGGGCAGCGACCCGCGCATGCCGGGCCGGGGCCCAAGTTCCACATCGACATCCGAAGCTCTGGAGGAAACCCATGA
- a CDS encoding fumarylacetoacetate hydrolase family protein has translation MKLLRIGRFGQEAPAALAGEAHFVDLSDIVDDFDESFFGSGGLERIAPIVADRVASGPRIPLAGQRIGAPIARPHQIICVGLNYSDHAKETGQAVPTEPILFTKSPNTIVGPNDDVRIPRGATKLDWEVELGIVIGKRTSYLDSVEQARDHIAGWTLVNDVSERAFQIERGGQWLKGKSAETFNPAGPWLVTQDEVGDVQELGMRLDVNGVRRQTGSTSTMVFDPYFIVHYISQFMVLEPGDLINTGTPPGVGMGFRPEIWLQAGDVMTLEIDGLGTQRQTVIPPR, from the coding sequence ATGAAACTGCTCCGTATCGGCCGGTTCGGCCAGGAGGCTCCCGCGGCCCTCGCCGGCGAGGCGCACTTTGTCGACCTCTCCGACATCGTCGACGACTTCGATGAGAGCTTCTTCGGGTCCGGCGGTCTGGAGCGCATCGCGCCCATCGTGGCGGATCGTGTCGCCTCCGGGCCGCGGATCCCGCTCGCCGGTCAACGGATCGGCGCTCCCATCGCACGCCCCCACCAGATCATCTGCGTCGGGCTGAACTACAGCGACCACGCGAAGGAGACCGGGCAGGCCGTTCCCACCGAGCCCATCCTCTTCACCAAATCGCCGAACACCATCGTGGGACCGAACGACGACGTGCGAATCCCGCGCGGCGCGACGAAGCTCGATTGGGAGGTCGAGCTGGGCATCGTCATCGGAAAGCGCACCAGCTACCTCGACTCGGTCGAGCAGGCGCGCGACCACATCGCCGGCTGGACGCTCGTCAACGACGTCTCCGAGCGCGCCTTCCAGATCGAGCGCGGCGGCCAGTGGCTCAAGGGCAAGTCAGCGGAGACGTTCAACCCGGCCGGCCCCTGGCTGGTCACGCAGGATGAGGTCGGCGATGTGCAGGAACTCGGGATGCGCCTCGACGTCAACGGCGTGCGCCGACAGACCGGCTCGACCTCCACGATGGTTTTCGACCCGTACTTCATCGTGCACTACATCAGCCAGTTCATGGTCCTCGAACCCGGCGACCTCATCAACACCGGCACTCCGCCCGGAGTCGGGATGGGCTTCCGCCCCGAGATCTGGCTGCAGGCCGGCGACGTGATGACCCTGGAGATCGACGGCCTGGGAACCCAGCGTCAGACAGTCATCCCACCGCGATGA
- a CDS encoding SMP-30/gluconolactonase/LRE family protein, with translation MTAPGGIFDPGVPRPATDTGFELGEGPVWDPVRERLLWVDILDGAVLDGRLDARGDVLITDRIDFPSVAGAVAVSTDGRLVVAGADRLHFREPDGTLTAGPSILTGIDRRFNDGKPDPAGLLVAGTKSDARTESLLRFEADGRVTVIDDDLTLSNGIGWSPDGSRMYNVDTFARLVYMRDYDPVTGATGQRAVFATVGDGLPDGLTVDADGHVWLALWGAGRVLRYSPAGEIVGRVDVPAPHTSSVAFAGADLGTLVITTAREDLTSEQLRDDPHSGRLFTLRPGVSGAPVALWSGTPASPRQHPTKGPA, from the coding sequence ATGACGGCGCCGGGCGGCATCTTCGACCCTGGAGTCCCGCGGCCGGCGACCGACACGGGGTTCGAATTGGGCGAAGGGCCGGTGTGGGATCCGGTCCGCGAGCGGCTGCTCTGGGTCGACATCCTGGACGGCGCCGTGCTCGACGGCCGGCTCGACGCGCGCGGCGATGTGCTCATCACCGACCGGATCGACTTTCCGTCCGTCGCAGGCGCCGTCGCCGTCTCCACCGACGGCCGGCTCGTCGTCGCCGGCGCGGACCGGCTCCATTTCCGGGAGCCGGACGGCACCCTCACAGCCGGTCCGAGCATCCTGACCGGGATCGATCGTCGTTTCAACGACGGCAAGCCCGACCCGGCCGGGCTCCTGGTCGCCGGTACCAAGAGCGACGCCCGCACCGAGTCCCTCCTGAGGTTCGAAGCCGACGGCCGGGTCACCGTCATCGATGACGACCTCACCCTGTCCAACGGCATCGGCTGGTCGCCGGACGGCAGCCGAATGTACAACGTCGACACCTTCGCGCGCCTCGTGTACATGCGCGACTACGACCCCGTGACCGGTGCGACCGGGCAGCGCGCTGTGTTCGCGACCGTTGGCGACGGATTACCGGACGGCCTCACGGTCGACGCCGACGGCCATGTGTGGCTCGCGCTGTGGGGAGCAGGACGGGTGCTCCGTTACTCCCCGGCGGGCGAGATCGTCGGCCGGGTCGACGTGCCGGCTCCGCACACCTCCTCGGTCGCTTTCGCCGGGGCGGACCTCGGCACTCTCGTCATCACGACGGCTCGAGAAGATCTCACGTCCGAGCAACTGCGCGACGACCCTCACTCGGGTCGCCTCTTCACCCTCCGGCCGGGAGTCAGCGGCGCGCCGGTCGCCCTCTGGTCGGGTACGCCCGCCTCACCGAGACAACACCCCACGAAAGGTCCAGCATGA
- a CDS encoding helix-turn-helix domain-containing protein, with protein MEDTIEPPPAGDAAQSPAAVAAALGLPTIRLDVLRALAAHGTATVSQLGEHVGCTRNGLACHLDALERIGVIRYEIRRVSGSCRPARVYRLESARVEEVAWLVFDALVDDLPTTQPMRGAA; from the coding sequence ATGGAAGACACCATCGAACCCCCTCCGGCGGGCGACGCGGCGCAGAGCCCCGCGGCGGTCGCGGCCGCCCTCGGCCTCCCCACGATCCGCCTCGATGTACTCCGTGCGCTCGCGGCGCACGGCACGGCGACGGTGTCACAGCTCGGGGAACACGTCGGCTGCACCCGCAACGGTCTGGCCTGTCATCTCGACGCATTGGAGCGCATCGGGGTGATCCGCTACGAGATCCGACGCGTGAGCGGAAGCTGTCGGCCGGCCCGCGTCTACCGGCTCGAGTCCGCCCGCGTCGAGGAGGTCGCCTGGCTGGTCTTCGACGCGCTCGTCGACGACCTGCCGACCACGCAGCCCATGCGGGGTGCGGCATGA
- a CDS encoding FAD-binding and (Fe-S)-binding domain-containing protein, producing MTHSDILAPTAPTLTDAIASACSDVRTRAVDRLARAHDASHYVLTPQAVAIPRDAAEVSRVMAAARGQGNPVTFRSGGTSLSGQAGTAGILVDTRRHFRRITVEDDGLMVRAEPGATVRSVNARLARFGRKLGPDPASEIACTIGGVVANNSSGMSCGTHANSYRTLASAILVLPSGTVIDTGSADAAAMLREREPALHDGLLRLRDRIRTDPESVATLRRLHAIKNTMGYGLNAFLDHDEPLRILEHLVIGSEGTLAFVAEARFSTVPVLPHVATGLLIFSDLAEATASLRTLVDAGFATIELMDAASLRVAQQDPEAPEVLRDLEVDLHAALLVEFQCETAEELAERRARAPGIFAGLPLSAPGSLTDDATIRQRLWHIRKGLFTAVAGARPSGTTALLEDIAVPVDVLGATCAGLIELFERHGYGDGVIFGHAKDGNIHFLITERFDDPRSLIRYEAFTEEMVDLVLAAGGTLKAEHGTGRIMAPFVRRQYGDELYSVMWEVKRLVDPGLQLNPGVLLTDDPAAHTRNLKIAPTVEKEVDRCVECGYCEPACPSRDLTFTPRERIVVRRELQAARDRGDNALARELEKDYEYDGVETCAVDGMCQTACPVLINTGDLVRRLRAETAAGPVKAGGKTVAKHWDAVTRAGAIALDAADILPTALPALATKLGRAALGTDVVPLYTDDLPAGGKRRPTLTAANPEAIYFSSCTTTMFGPVGDDGVAESFLRLAERAGVTLSTPDDLPSLCCGTPWKSKGLTGGYEAMKAKVTASLLRATEGGRLPVVCDASSCTEGLDILLKAAGEHGIHVIDAVAFVAERILPHLPAGTLLPSVTLHPTCSSARLGIDSALHQVAAATAETVTVPDDWGCCAFAGDRGMLHPELTASATAGEADDVRALDSTHHASLNRTCEIGMARATGKPYRHILQLLDETLG from the coding sequence ATGACGCACTCCGACATTCTCGCTCCGACGGCCCCAACCCTGACGGATGCAATCGCCTCCGCCTGCTCCGACGTCCGCACGCGCGCCGTCGACAGGCTCGCCCGAGCACACGACGCGTCACACTACGTGCTGACGCCGCAGGCGGTCGCCATCCCCCGGGACGCCGCCGAGGTGTCGCGGGTCATGGCGGCCGCCCGCGGGCAAGGGAACCCGGTGACCTTCCGTTCGGGCGGGACGAGCTTGTCCGGCCAGGCCGGAACGGCAGGCATCCTGGTGGACACCCGCCGCCACTTCCGCCGCATCACCGTCGAGGACGACGGTCTGATGGTGCGAGCAGAGCCGGGCGCGACGGTGCGATCGGTCAATGCGCGACTCGCGCGTTTCGGCCGCAAACTCGGCCCCGACCCCGCCTCCGAGATCGCTTGCACGATCGGAGGTGTCGTCGCCAACAACTCGTCGGGGATGTCCTGCGGCACTCACGCGAACTCCTACCGGACGCTGGCATCGGCCATCCTCGTTCTTCCGTCCGGCACGGTCATCGACACGGGGTCGGCTGATGCGGCCGCGATGCTGCGCGAACGGGAACCCGCCCTCCACGACGGGCTCCTCAGGCTCCGCGACCGCATCCGAACCGACCCGGAGTCGGTCGCGACCCTACGACGCCTGCACGCGATCAAGAACACGATGGGCTACGGGCTGAACGCCTTCCTCGACCACGACGAGCCACTGCGGATCCTGGAGCATCTGGTGATCGGTTCGGAGGGGACCCTCGCGTTCGTCGCCGAGGCGAGGTTCTCCACGGTGCCCGTCCTCCCGCACGTCGCGACGGGACTGCTGATCTTCTCCGATCTCGCCGAAGCCACGGCCTCGCTCCGCACGCTCGTCGATGCCGGTTTCGCGACGATCGAGCTGATGGATGCGGCCTCCCTGCGGGTGGCGCAGCAGGACCCGGAGGCACCGGAGGTGTTGCGCGACCTCGAGGTGGACCTGCACGCGGCGTTGCTCGTCGAATTCCAGTGCGAGACTGCAGAAGAACTGGCGGAGCGACGAGCGAGGGCTCCCGGCATCTTCGCCGGGCTCCCCCTCTCCGCCCCTGGCTCCCTGACAGACGATGCGACGATCCGCCAGCGGCTCTGGCACATCCGCAAGGGGCTCTTCACGGCCGTCGCCGGCGCCCGACCGTCTGGCACGACCGCGCTCCTCGAAGACATCGCGGTGCCGGTCGACGTGCTGGGAGCCACCTGCGCCGGCCTGATCGAGCTCTTCGAGCGTCACGGCTACGGCGATGGCGTCATCTTCGGGCACGCGAAGGACGGCAACATCCACTTCCTGATCACCGAGCGCTTCGACGATCCGCGGAGCCTCATCCGCTACGAGGCGTTCACCGAAGAGATGGTCGACCTCGTCCTCGCTGCGGGCGGAACGCTGAAGGCGGAGCACGGCACCGGACGGATCATGGCCCCCTTCGTGCGCCGGCAGTACGGCGACGAGCTGTACAGCGTCATGTGGGAGGTGAAGCGGCTCGTCGACCCCGGGCTCCAACTCAACCCGGGGGTTCTGCTGACCGACGACCCCGCGGCGCACACCCGCAACCTGAAGATCGCCCCGACGGTCGAGAAGGAGGTGGACCGCTGTGTCGAATGCGGCTACTGCGAGCCGGCGTGCCCGTCACGCGACCTCACCTTCACCCCGCGCGAGAGGATCGTCGTGCGGCGCGAACTCCAAGCGGCACGCGATCGCGGAGACAACGCCCTGGCGCGCGAACTCGAGAAGGACTACGAGTACGACGGCGTCGAGACCTGCGCGGTCGACGGGATGTGCCAGACGGCGTGCCCCGTGCTCATCAACACCGGTGACCTCGTGCGGCGGTTGCGCGCTGAGACCGCGGCCGGGCCCGTCAAGGCCGGGGGAAAAACTGTCGCGAAACACTGGGATGCCGTCACCCGCGCCGGCGCCATCGCGCTCGACGCGGCGGACATCCTGCCGACCGCGCTGCCCGCGCTCGCGACCAAGCTGGGCCGCGCGGCACTCGGAACCGATGTCGTGCCTCTCTACACCGACGACCTTCCGGCGGGCGGGAAGCGCCGTCCGACCCTCACCGCGGCGAATCCCGAGGCCATCTACTTCTCGTCCTGCACCACCACCATGTTCGGCCCGGTCGGCGACGACGGGGTTGCCGAATCCTTCCTCCGACTCGCCGAGCGTGCGGGCGTCACCCTGTCGACGCCGGACGATCTCCCCTCCCTGTGCTGCGGCACACCCTGGAAATCGAAAGGTCTGACCGGCGGCTACGAGGCGATGAAAGCGAAGGTCACCGCCTCACTTCTGCGTGCGACGGAGGGCGGCCGACTGCCGGTGGTGTGCGACGCATCCTCGTGCACCGAGGGACTCGACATCCTCCTGAAGGCGGCGGGTGAGCACGGCATCCACGTGATCGACGCCGTCGCCTTCGTCGCCGAACGGATCCTCCCGCACCTCCCCGCCGGCACCCTCCTGCCATCGGTCACCCTGCACCCGACCTGCTCCTCCGCCCGGCTCGGCATCGACTCCGCCCTCCACCAGGTCGCCGCGGCTACCGCCGAGACGGTCACCGTGCCCGACGACTGGGGTTGCTGCGCCTTCGCCGGCGACCGGGGCATGCTCCACCCCGAGCTGACGGCATCGGCGACGGCTGGGGAGGCGGACGACGTCCGCGCCCTCGACTCGACCCACCATGCCTCCCTCAACCGAACCTGCGAAATCGGTATGGCCCGCGCGACCGGCAAGCCCTACCGCCACATCCTGCAACTACTGGACGAGACGCTCGGGTGA
- a CDS encoding aldo/keto reductase encodes MTMTTETTPATGAAVQRRTFGPDGPDVSILSIGSWNTYSRLSFEAGVALVQHALELGIDTFDVAYYRDKPHTEVLFGRILEVVGAPRERYRIVEKTWFSSYPERSLAAQLDATLVRLGLNDVDVILSEHPRPGMDVQAIAEEVADLVVSGRARAWGGMDWSPEQLRIAYEHLSGLGLPTPQGVQLKYSIARQAVVEGSEFQTLHRDTGITLMASDTMEGGILAGKLAPERRIGIDTGNIREQIIALVPDLQEVAAGLGCSAAQLALAFCLSNDAVSTVLFGATRPEHLDDGVAALGLRRRLGAEHIRELLLPYAVSGHKNDAPYEHAVDLTADFIA; translated from the coding sequence ATGACGATGACGACCGAGACCACCCCCGCGACGGGGGCCGCAGTGCAGCGGCGCACGTTCGGCCCCGATGGACCCGACGTGTCCATCCTTTCGATCGGATCGTGGAACACCTATTCGCGCCTCTCGTTCGAGGCCGGCGTCGCGTTGGTGCAGCACGCCCTGGAGCTCGGGATCGACACCTTCGATGTGGCCTACTACCGTGACAAGCCGCACACCGAGGTGCTGTTCGGGCGGATCCTCGAGGTGGTCGGGGCGCCCCGCGAGCGATACCGCATCGTGGAGAAGACCTGGTTCTCCAGCTATCCCGAGCGCTCGCTCGCGGCACAGCTGGACGCGACGCTGGTGCGCCTTGGGCTGAACGACGTTGACGTGATCCTCTCCGAGCACCCGCGGCCGGGGATGGATGTGCAGGCGATCGCCGAAGAGGTGGCCGATCTGGTCGTGAGTGGCCGCGCGCGCGCCTGGGGCGGGATGGACTGGTCGCCGGAGCAGCTCCGGATCGCCTACGAACACCTCAGCGGGCTCGGTCTGCCCACCCCGCAGGGCGTGCAGCTCAAGTACAGCATCGCGCGCCAAGCGGTGGTGGAGGGGAGCGAGTTCCAAACGCTGCACCGGGATACCGGGATCACGCTGATGGCGTCCGACACGATGGAAGGCGGTATCCTCGCCGGCAAACTGGCGCCCGAGCGCAGGATCGGCATCGACACCGGCAATATCCGCGAGCAGATAATCGCTCTCGTCCCCGACCTCCAGGAGGTGGCCGCGGGCCTCGGGTGCAGTGCGGCGCAGCTGGCTCTCGCCTTCTGCCTCTCGAACGACGCCGTCTCCACGGTACTGTTCGGTGCCACCCGGCCGGAGCATCTGGACGACGGCGTGGCCGCGTTGGGCCTGCGTCGCCGGCTGGGGGCGGAACACATCCGCGAACTGCTGCTGCCGTATGCCGTGAGCGGCCACAAGAACGATGCTCCTTACGAGCATGCGGTCGATCTGACGGCGGACTTCATCGCCTAG
- a CDS encoding amino acid ABC transporter ATP-binding protein, with protein MTTTEPLLRILDLRKAFGELAVLEGVSLEVSEGEVLCLIGPSGSGKSTLLRCVNQLETIDDGEIWFSGELMGYRKDGNRFSELSEARRAVQRRNFGMVFQGFNLFPHLTALENVIEGPVHVQRRRRAAAVAEALDLLASVGLADKRDAYPSQLSGGQQQRVAIARALAMKPRMMLFDEPTSALDPELVGEVLEVMRRLADSGMTMMIVTHEMAFARDVADRVALMDGGRIVEAGTPDEVLLNPTHPRAQAFVRVLAE; from the coding sequence ATGACCACGACCGAACCACTGCTGCGCATCCTCGATCTGCGCAAGGCCTTCGGCGAGCTGGCGGTATTGGAGGGTGTCTCGCTCGAGGTCTCCGAAGGCGAGGTGTTGTGCCTCATCGGGCCGTCGGGCTCCGGGAAGAGCACGCTGCTGCGCTGCGTGAACCAACTGGAGACGATCGACGACGGCGAGATCTGGTTCTCCGGCGAGCTGATGGGCTACCGCAAAGACGGCAACCGCTTCTCCGAGCTCTCCGAAGCGAGGCGTGCGGTGCAGCGGAGGAACTTCGGCATGGTGTTTCAGGGGTTCAACCTGTTCCCGCATCTGACCGCGCTCGAGAACGTGATCGAAGGGCCGGTGCACGTTCAGCGTCGGCGGCGCGCGGCGGCCGTCGCCGAGGCGCTCGACCTTCTCGCGTCGGTGGGTCTTGCAGACAAGCGCGACGCCTACCCGAGTCAGCTCTCCGGTGGGCAGCAGCAGCGCGTGGCGATCGCCCGCGCGCTGGCGATGAAGCCGCGGATGATGCTGTTCGACGAGCCGACGAGCGCGCTCGACCCCGAGCTCGTCGGCGAGGTGCTGGAGGTGATGCGCAGGCTGGCGGACAGCGGCATGACCATGATGATCGTCACCCACGAGATGGCGTTCGCGCGCGATGTCGCTGATCGGGTGGCGTTGATGGACGGCGGCCGCATCGTCGAGGCGGGAACGCCCGACGAGGTGTTGCTGAACCCCACACATCCGAGGGCCCAAGCGTTCGTGCGGGTACTGGCGGAATGA
- a CDS encoding amino acid ABC transporter permease, with the protein MIDTRLPEAVAPSRPPSAEKRIFVRRRHLSWWIAGIVFALVAATFVDFLVGNPRWDWAVVGQYLFRADVLRGLASTAMLTVISAVTGLLMGGIVAYLRMSSNPVLRWVGALYIWIVRAIPALVILLFIFFAAALLPVFAIGVPHFGPTLIAFDTNKLISQFSAAIIGLTIIQGAYVGEIYRGGILSVARGQFDAATAIGMTRTKAMFRIILPQAVRVIIPPLGNELITLFKNTSLVYVIGYTELLTTVQLIYSQTYQTIPLLLVACIWYLVITSIGMIGQHLLERRFGRGFRVTKKAVAPWKLKKTEAAQ; encoded by the coding sequence ATGATCGACACACGACTCCCGGAGGCGGTCGCGCCCTCGCGACCGCCCTCCGCCGAGAAGCGCATCTTCGTGCGGCGCAGGCACCTCTCGTGGTGGATCGCCGGCATCGTCTTTGCCCTCGTTGCCGCCACGTTCGTCGACTTCCTCGTCGGCAACCCTCGCTGGGACTGGGCCGTGGTCGGTCAGTACCTCTTCCGAGCGGATGTGCTGCGCGGCCTCGCGAGCACGGCGATGCTCACGGTCATCAGCGCGGTCACCGGCCTGTTGATGGGCGGCATCGTCGCCTACCTGCGGATGTCGAGCAATCCTGTGCTCCGCTGGGTGGGAGCGCTCTACATCTGGATCGTGCGGGCGATCCCCGCCCTCGTGATCCTGCTCTTCATCTTCTTCGCCGCGGCGCTGCTCCCGGTCTTCGCAATCGGGGTTCCGCATTTCGGACCGACCCTGATCGCCTTCGACACGAACAAGCTCATTTCGCAGTTCAGTGCGGCGATCATCGGATTGACGATTATCCAGGGCGCGTACGTCGGCGAGATTTACCGCGGCGGCATCCTCTCTGTGGCTCGCGGGCAATTCGACGCAGCGACCGCGATCGGGATGACACGGACGAAGGCGATGTTCCGCATCATCCTGCCCCAAGCGGTTCGGGTCATCATCCCGCCGCTCGGCAACGAGCTCATCACCCTGTTCAAGAACACGTCGCTGGTCTATGTGATCGGTTACACCGAGTTGCTCACGACCGTGCAGCTCATCTATTCGCAGACCTACCAGACGATCCCGTTGCTGCTCGTGGCCTGCATCTGGTACCTGGTGATCACCAGTATCGGGATGATCGGACAGCACCTCCTGGAGCGGCGTTTCGGGCGCGGCTTCCGGGTGACCAAGAAGGCGGTCGCCCCCTGGAAGCTCAAGAAGACGGAGGCGGCACAATGA
- a CDS encoding ABC transporter substrate-binding protein translates to MRFTRAIGAVGAATVAVLAATSLAGCQAVITTPEPGKTTAATTVAGLPTAIASKGYIVLADSGSVKPLKYTESGSDVIIGLVPDLAAEYARRLGVTAKIERVAGDSVVPGVLAGRFDAGLALGDFAQRRETLDFVDILAGGQVLLVKKGNPAGVSGMDDLCGHSIAIVKGSNQQTVIDEYQAKCVTAGKPAIDVQAYADGPTSILALSSGRVEVAYDDIADANYLVKENPGLYQVTGDYQWLAPYGVGIPKADEDLTKAIQKAMQSMVDDGTYQKILAKYGQESIALKKIEINGSKF, encoded by the coding sequence ATGAGGTTCACCCGCGCCATCGGCGCCGTGGGGGCGGCGACCGTCGCCGTGCTCGCCGCCACATCCCTCGCCGGCTGCCAGGCCGTCATCACCACCCCGGAGCCGGGCAAGACAACGGCTGCGACGACCGTCGCCGGGCTTCCGACAGCCATCGCCTCGAAGGGCTACATCGTGCTCGCCGACAGCGGAAGCGTCAAACCGCTCAAGTACACCGAGTCCGGCAGCGATGTGATCATCGGTCTGGTCCCCGACCTCGCCGCCGAATACGCGCGACGACTCGGCGTGACCGCGAAGATCGAACGCGTCGCCGGCGACTCCGTTGTGCCCGGCGTGCTGGCCGGCCGATTCGATGCGGGCCTCGCCCTCGGCGACTTCGCCCAACGACGAGAGACGCTCGACTTCGTCGACATCCTGGCCGGAGGTCAGGTCCTGCTCGTGAAAAAAGGGAACCCGGCCGGAGTGAGCGGGATGGACGACCTCTGCGGTCACTCGATCGCGATCGTCAAAGGCAGCAATCAGCAGACCGTCATCGACGAGTACCAGGCGAAATGCGTCACCGCAGGCAAGCCCGCGATCGACGTGCAAGCCTACGCCGACGGCCCGACGAGCATCCTTGCGCTGAGCAGCGGCCGCGTCGAGGTCGCCTACGACGACATCGCGGATGCGAACTACCTCGTCAAAGAGAACCCCGGGCTCTATCAGGTCACCGGGGACTATCAGTGGCTCGCGCCGTACGGTGTCGGCATCCCGAAGGCCGACGAGGACCTCACGAAGGCGATCCAAAAGGCGATGCAGTCGATGGTCGATGACGGCACGTATCAGAAGATCCTCGCGAAGTACGGGCAGGAGTCGATCGCGTTGAAGAAGATCGAGATCAACGGGTCGAAGTTCTGA